The DNA region gtaatctcgaagctcctggtcgtcgtggacttgtaacagcacttcagggtcgttgaatgagcagcacgcagcacaaggattgcttggaagttgtgtactgaagctgctggtcgagaccccttataaagggggttcaaggcgccttacactgttcaccaaggcgccttgaacgagccgagtcacccgcgtggatcagcacggacctggtcgaactctatctggtttaaggcgcctcggacactgttcatccgagttcttctttgtgtttttggtacctacaagtatgttaatccaaaaatacctgcaacacaaagttaacactaaataatagtatgaatatgaagttatgacagtctccggactgtccgggtctgacttcggatttccgaccggaaaccctaggtcgacccgacgcctactgttccctctacggggaacgcgtcctcacctactccactcaagagatttacctgttgccagtacgatcctccagatcgactggacttttgctcggcactcgatgcttccggactttctgctgaacatccgcttcaccggccagttcagactttcacctggttcgcgacaccaggacttttcacctagggttaccacccctaggacttttgcctgaagccatcgacctgccaagactttccgcatagggttaccaccccctatgacctagggttaccaccccctagggttttaccttgcctaaccgcagttaggactttcctgaaacactcagcaaaaagctgtcagataacaaagcaccttaactttgaatcatttgccattatcaaaacttaggttcgatcgtcggatgcttcccgcaccaacacatgatTGATGCAGCAGCTGGAGGAGCTTTGGTGAATTAGACTCCAAATCAAGCAAGAGAACTTATTTTAAATATGGTGGAAAATTCACAGTAATTTGGAAGTAGAGCTCTTGGTATTAGAGTGGTTAATGAAACTCAATTGGTCTCAACTGAGCAACAAGAAATTAGAAATAATTTGCAAGAATTGACCTCTCTAGTAAAGCAAATGGCGTTACAAAATTCTTGTCACGTTTCAAATTTTCCTTTACCAATGATGAAATTGTGTGGAATTTGTTCTAGCCAAGATTATTCTTCGGATTATTGTCCTAACTTACATCAAGATGAATCGGTGGCAGCCATTTCAAGACCTCAATATCAATCACATAAATATGATCCCACTCTTCAACTTACAATCCAGGGATGGAGGGATCACCCTAATTTGAGGTATGGGAACACATTTTATCAACAACCACCACAAGGACATATTCATCAGCCATCATTCTAGAATCAATAGAATCAACACCATTTTCAGAGTCACCCAGCAGTTCATTCTCAGCAAATATCAGCAGCTTCAGCAACCACAATTTCAGCAAAATTTCAGTCAAAATCAGCAATTTCAACCATTCTAGAATTTCTAGCAGTCGAATGTTGCAATTCAGCCACAATTTCAGAACTTACAGAATCAACAAACACATTTCCAGCAAATTCAGCAACCTATGCAGAATTTCCAGCAGCCAAGTAATGCAAACCAGCACCAATTCCAGCATGCACTGCCATCTTCTACAAGCTCGAGATCAATGCAATTTCAGAACAATAGCAGCAGCTCAAAAATAGAAGATTTGATGAAGCAAATGTTGCAACAGTAGCAGCAAATGATGCAATAGTAGCAACACCAGCAGAGGACTGATACAGCACTGTAAAACATTGAAAGACAGATTGGGCAGCTGGCAAGTAATATTAATCAAATGCAGAGCCAAGGATATGGGCAATTGCCTTCACAACCCACTCCAAATCCTAAGGGAAATGTGAGTGCATTAACTCTTCGAAGTGGTAAAACAACTTCAGATCCAATTCAGAATTCACATTCTGGTTTACAGCAAAATTCACCTTTGACAGTAGCAGATTCAACCTCACAAAAATTTCAGAATTTTCCAACAAATCCAGGGCAGACAGATTCAGCACAGAATGGCATGACTGGAACTGATCATCAACATTTTATTCACCCTGCAGCTTCAGAACTTACACAATCTGGTGGAACAGATTTCGGATTGGAAATTAATCCAATAGAAGCTAGCAATTCAGCTTCAAATTCAGCACAGAATCTGGACAAAAATTTTAACCAGCAAGGAGTTGAGCCTTCCATTCCGTTACCTTTCCCTCGAATAAGTATACAACCAAGAAAAGAGATGGAGGAAGAAAATACTAGAAAATATCAAGATTTGGTGAAATTATTTAGCAAGGTTGAAGTGAATGTGTCATTGCTAACCATGATCAAACAAATTCTGAAATATGTCAAATTCCTCAAGGATCTTTGTGTGCACAAAATAAATTGAAGGGAAATGAATTGGTTAGTATGGGGAAAAATGTCTCAGCATTACTTTAGCCAGTTCCTCAGAAATGTGAAGATTCAGGAGTTTTCACAGTTCCTTGTATTATAGGAGATTGTATTTTTGAGGATGCAATGTTAGATCTTGGAGCTTCTATAAATGTGATGCCTAAGTCAGTTTTTCAGTCATTAAGAATTGGACCTTTGCAACCCACAGGTGTAGTGATTCAGTTGGCTAACCGAAGTCAAGCACACCCAGCTGGAGTAATTGAGGATGTATTGGTAAAAGTGAGGGAGTTAATTTTTTCTGTAGATTTTTACATCTTAGATATGGAGGGTGATGTGCTTGCAAACATGTCTCCACTTATTCTTGGACGTCCATTCTTGAAGACTGCAAGGACCAAGATTGATGTTCATGCGGGAACTCTTTCCATGGAAATAGGAGACACGGTGGTTCGGTTCAGCATTTTTGAGGCTATGAAGCATCCTAGAGAggatcattctatacttagcaTGGAAATCTCAGAGGAGCTGGAAGGCATGGATTTTTTGTCAGAAATTGATTCAGATTTGGATACTACGGATGTTGATCAAGGAGATGAATTGTTTCATTGTTAGAGGATATCGTAGATATGGAAGCAGATGTTAGTTCAGGTAtatgcgtaggggattgcttaggagaagcatTACCCCTAAAATTGCCCAGAGAAGAAGAAttatgcgtaggggattgcttaggagaagctctACCCCTAGGATCACCTTCTCTTGACCAGACACAAGATGAGTTGAAGTCGTTACCTCAACATTTGAAGTATGCCTATTTAGGAGAGAATCAGCAGCTACCTATCATTATAGCTCAGAATTTGAAACCAGATTAGGAGGAAAGATTGTTAGAGATTCTAAGACAGCATAGGAAAGCCATTGGATGGACTCTGGCATATATTCCTAGGATCAATCCTTCTATTTGCTTGCACAGGATTTATTTGGAGGAGAATGTGAAGCCAGTGAGACAGCCACAGAGACGACTGAACCCTTTGATCTTGGATGTGGTAAAGAAGGAGGTGACTAGACTATTATAGGCAGGCATTATTTATCCGATTTCTGACAGTAAATGGGTAAGTCCTATCCATGTGATTCCGAAGAAGTCAGGGGTGACAatggtgttggtgcggttagcactaacgatttaacccaggttttgatgaatgacaaatcaggttaagttagttttgttgttgtctgacactttgatccagtgtgcaggagaagtccagctaggtcgacgagctgaccggatagctggcaagaagtccaagcgggtcgacgggctgaccggacgcttggcgagaagtccagctaggtcgacgggctgaccggatagctggcgagaagtccaagcgggtcgacgggctgaccggacgcttggcgagaagtccagctaggtcgacgggctgaccggatagctagcacgaagtccagacgggtcgacgggctgaccggacgtctggcaggtaagtgaggtaagtcactggaggggagtgactgcgaggacgcgttcccgggaagggaacattaggcgtcgatccggcttagatccatttcggatatctaagtcgagatcgtgactagattccggtctcggaaagacggaatctaagccATACTTTGCTTatttataaaactgtgctaacaatctttgctgcagggtacatttgcctcggactaaccttttcttgcaggagaaggactttctggagaagaggggtccgggcgcccgggagacaagttttatcccgattgcgcgtcgccacgtggagctcactggttggacctgccacgtcccacagggcgcctggaagggatccggggcgccctgagctacatataaaagaaggggcaagggtggagcttcCAAAAAAAAAGAACTCAGAATCaaaagatctgctgctctgtgctcttgcgacgccacgaaaagctctccgactcagtgctggttttgttctaattctattgtcggtattttccttatctgtcaattcttgtacttaactctataatattcgaattgatagtgattgcccaacgaaagtggtcaaggaccacgggccttcgagtaggagtcgtcacaggctccgaacgaagtaaaaaacaactgtgttcatttacttttccgctgcgtgtttttactcgtctttttcgaatcgatattcaccccccctctatcgaatctaacggtcctacaagtggtatcagagcaggtaccgctctgatttggtgcaaccaccaatcaggcaaaggggggacttctttaaagaaaaattagatatcgtttgtcttttaaataaaatcttacgcctttcgttttttctctccaaaacggtttttgaaaaatacatcgccatcttttcaccattgtttagtatttaaaaaatattacattttcaaaattttgaaataatattttttttcaaatattttattaatattttaataatattttattattttttccgaaaatagtgaaatattattttttccagcactgctaatccaagaccaagtcttgggattttttttctgtttctctgtgtgcaagaataatgactcttcaagaaggacggaacccccacgaaccaccaccatacgatcaagatttcaactattggaagcgattaatggaatgcttcttaggaagcgtaaactttgattattggctgatattgagaaaaccttctcagaactcagaactaaacacaaatgtaagtaaaatcatttgtaatgttttacctaacaatgttttatgcagactagaaaagtacaaagatgcacatgagctttggacccaattgatcaaacttcacgaggagcagatggagctcgaggatcaagtaaacatcaaatccgaactcgggttagatccaatcggaaagcctactgaattaggggttgcgctcaaggttagtgatatttaccaaaatacccctgctaatagtagtttaaaaaatatgagcattgatctggttatttctgaaaatatatatgaaaataatgtagttgacaataattacaaaaatacccctaggatattatctgataaaacaaatccaattaatttaaaaaattcaaacttaaacctaaacaaatctgaaaactcaaatgatagagatgacaaggtcaatattgatctagataaaattaataaattatttaataatctatacaatattaatctagaaaatcctatccaaacccaagataatttaattaataaaaaattaaattttaacgataagaataatctaataaattccactaattatatcaacttaaaaaataaagaaaatataagaataaaatcaaacactttgataaaatcaaaactaaatttaacaaaattaaaattaaatgtaaaaaataacatattaaataaagataatccaaaatattcaaaattaacaattaataaaaggttaaaagataaacctttaaggaaacataattcaaacaatttaattaattcaaagttaaaaatgaataaaaacttaaactttaaaaataagctattaaagaaagataattcaattaacctaataaaagtgaaattgaaagaaaatttaaatattaaatacattctcttaaagaaagataatttgactaagttaattaattcaaaattaaaaacttgaatctaaattacaaattaaatattagattttaaccaaaacttaactataataaacccagaactaaaaactaaattaatggccaataattcagggggaggctccagaatagctgtcacctccaaaactaacctacccgacagggtaaccctaaccaacctacccgaaaagggtaaccccaaccaacctacccgatagggtaattaggactagttaaagagggttcaagtttaacttgaatcatggtactggtgaagttttttgatgatagtacgttggggaagcttgggcatcgcatgtctagaaagatatggcttcgatctagtgcatttggccaagtggaactgaccgaagctacccttaaatggatcataactagttagaccaaggtttagtactaagctccgtggataggactattcggaaaacctcgaaaggttggttacttctaatgacgtccaagtgactcaccaagcttagaagtttatccgaagaaatgcctatttgttgagaccaaaactaaacctgaatctaacacaagttaaaaacaaaccctaaaattgaacctaattcatctcacaaaattataagattccctgattgaaaatatagattgggtgagataactaaggacttaaattaaaattaaaattaaacttaattttctttaaaccaaaaaaaaaaattaaaaattaaaaattagtcttaaaaattattttaaaaattaaacttaactttttttaacttaaaaaattattttaataattattttaacttaaaaattattttaaaaattctttaaaaactaatttttttaaaaaaaattctttaaaaactattttttaaaaaaaaacattctttaaaaactatttttttaaaaaaaaaattctttaaaaacaattttaaaaaaaaaattctttaaaaactattttaaaaaattctttaaaaactattttaaaaaattctttaaaaactattttaaaaaattctttaaaaacaatttttaaaaattctttaaaaaccattttaaaaattctttaaaaacaattttaaaaaattctttaaaaacaatttaaaaattctttaaaaaactatttttaaaattctttgaaaattattttaaaaattctttaaaaactatttttaaaattctttaaaaattattttaaaaattctttaaaaaactatttttaaaattcttctaaaaattctttaaaaaactaattttaaaattattttaaaaattctttaaaaactattttttatttaaaaaaaaaaactttttaaaaattctttaaaaattattttaaaaattctttaaaaattattttaaaaattctataaaaactatttttaaaattctttaaaaaaaaaacaatttttaaaattcttctaaaaattcttttaaaaattcattaaaaactattttaaaatttctttaaaaactattttaaaaattctttaaaaactattttaaaaattctttaaaaaaaaactattttaaaaattctttaaaaattattttaaaaattctttaaaaactatttttaaaattctttaaaaaattattttaaaaattcttgaaaaaaatatttttaaaattcttttaaaaattatttaaaaactactttaaaaaaattcttttaaaaattattttaaaaactctttttaaaatcatttaaaaaaaaaactttaaaaaattatttgaaaacatttttaaaaaattattttaaaaactcttttaaaaatcattttaaaatctttaaaaaattcttttataaattattttaaaacattttaaaaattattttaaaaactcttttaaaaatcattttaaaaactttaaaaaattcttttaaaaattattttaaaacatttaaaaaattatttttaaaaaaaaatcttttaaaaatcattttaaaaactttaaaaattcttttaaaaaaaaaatttcttttaaaaccttttaaaaaatatttttattttaaaaattattttaacttaaaaattattttaacttaaaattattttaatataaaaattatatttttaaaattattttaacttaaaaattatttcaaaaattattttaaaaaactttcaaaaatcatttaaaaactattttaaaaatcattttaaaactattttaaaaattatgtatcattttgaaaaaatttcttattttttcactataataaaattcttttaacttaaaaaaatagtaataataataaattatttctatagactattttcactttaaaaattattattttgactttaaactcatttctaatcttaaacatcattttaaccttaaaattattttttaatttaacttaactgaaaattagatctcaaattaaaactcattaaaacttaatttaaacattacttttcaacttaatttaacctaactgaaaattaaaacttaaattaaaacttaaaaatttaacttaaacttaaaacttaaacctaaattaatcactgatattaatcttaatctaaaatcaaaactgaattgaacgtatatattgtcattaaataattataaaaattatttttaaatcctgttagaaatcccttaaaaagaataataattataattcttttaaattcatttaaaacttagacacctaacttaaaaacttaaattacgttaactttaactttaaacttaattatgtaattaataagtagaacttaactatttaagttttactttatttgagaactaagcttgatttgattagaacctaggtttaaccttagtaaaaatattaaaattactctaagtcatttttttatcaacctttattaattatttttattaaaacataattagagtttgacttaaattgaaccttacttaaccttgtttaataacgagtttaacttcaaactactaccaactttaaactaagttaatccaacttaaaaggaagtaaatgaaaagttaaattataactaacaccttcatcaattaatacaaaatttagattatattaaattattgaatcaagcaaaatttaatcaataaattattaatattgattaattattgaattaataacaacttatcttacttaacattacactaaaggttaactcatttcaactgaatctaacgttaattacgtttagtcaaatttaaatgaacaattttataaagataattatacaatcgcctaaaacacttaggtacgaaaatatattacagttgtaaaattttatattaagggggagtaataaataaggaggattaataaattaaaggagtatcaaattcagggggaggtttttaattatctccttaagtgttatttt from Zingiber officinale cultivar Zhangliang chromosome 4B, Zo_v1.1, whole genome shotgun sequence includes:
- the LOC121978597 gene encoding uncharacterized protein LOC121978597; its protein translation is MQSQGYGQLPSQPTPNPKGNVSALTLRSGKTTSDPIQNSHSGLQQNSPLTVADSTSQKFQNFPTNPGQTDSAQNGMTGTDHQHFIHPAASELTQSGGTDFGLEINPIEASNSASNSAQNLDKNFNQQGVEPSIPLPFPRIRDCIFEDAMLDLGASINVMPKSVFQSLRIGPLQPTGVVIQLANRSQAHPAGVIEDVLVKVRELIFSVDFYILDMEGDVLANMSPLILGRPFLKTARTKIDVHAGTLSMEIGDTVVRFSIFEAMKHPREDHSILSMEISEELEGMDFLSEIDSDLDTTDVDQGDELFHC